In Colletotrichum destructivum chromosome 8, complete sequence, the following proteins share a genomic window:
- a CDS encoding Putative tyrosinase copper-binding domain, di-copper centre-containing domain superfamily, translating to MSAETPQHEFVVIQGIPVPPGEKPGLRKEFTKWATEKPEENIQVSLFIRALQLLYNEDYTKTLSYFQIAGIHGYPGTVAWDNSAEPTHKSRDEKQHFIYCTHNSLTFPTWHRPYMALFEQTIYQFMGKVIEKLHFSSEAEKNVWIKESTRWRLPYWDWALNTEVPDLFRPTTVKIRAPLGPDGLQSEPEIVPNPLYRYELRVKGKVTKMGALPAPFTVDDVVFDGQRFPWSRCSGTSRWAIKSSDPDESQSLGINNYENIGIAIREHGYYDPFLKLKDPKNVKDLEHLDDPVRELRKHPVSDLVYRLLSNVKDWASFSSTITAEEDKPKDWEQWISLEYIHNNLHGFIGGFGGFNEGIGHMMNVPAAAFDPIFYMHHCNIDRLFAIWQVLHENSWFKDIKGPPATDSLTPFHHSQADYFDSNRARTWLNLGYQYDVLQRDDHETDDKYLERINAYVGKTYRSTGSVLLEDKGDLFQKNQDLASDEMYDDYMINVSYDRYGYKNGAPYTIHFLLEDLSTQGTATESDTSSPRPHRHVGSIFTFSSPVTSGEVHTAGHPRCGNCAQQLEEGVLSRASIPLTISLYKDATNQKIDGIRDLGPDNVEPYLCDRLTWVAKSTDGSTIPWSELNRTKVYVFKGKAKHYTKIGRLSVYQDYEPLSRVTHGKDAGASHEEY from the exons ATGTCCGCCGAAACCCCCCAACATGAATTTGTTGTCATTCAAGGCATTCCTGTTCCTCCAGGAGAAAAGCCTGGACTCCGCAAAGAGTTCACGAAATGGGCAACGGAAAAGCCCGAGGAGAACATCCAAGTCTCCCTCTTCATCCGGGCACTCCAGTTGTTGTACAATGAAGACTACACCAAGACTCTTTCCTACTTCCAGATAGCCG GTATCCACGGTTACCCAGGAACCGTTGCCTGGGATAATTCTGCCGAGCCTACGCACAAGAGCAGGGATGAGAAGCAACATTTTATCTACTGTACCCACAACTCACTCACTTTTCCCACATGGCACAGACCTTACATGGCTCTGTTCGAG CAAACAATCTACCAGTTCATGGGCAAAGTAATTGAAAAGCTACATTTCAGCAgtgaggccgagaagaacgtCTGGATCAAGGAATCGACTCGGTGGAGACTGCCTTACTGGGACTGGGCCCTCAACACCGAGGTTCCCGACCTGTTCAGGCCAACCACAGTGAAGATTCGCGCACCTTTGGGGCCAGATGGCCTACAGTCGGAGCCAGAGATCGTCCCGAACCCTTTGTACCGATATGAGTTGAGGGTAAAGGGGAAAGTGACCAAGATGGGAGCTTTGCCGGCACCCTTCACTGTCGATGACGTGGTCTTCGATGGACAGAGATTTCCG TGGTCTCGATGCTCGGGCACAAGCAGATGGGCCATCAAGAGCTCTGATCCCGATGAATCTCAATCTCTAGGTATCAATAACTACGAGAACATCGGCATTGCCATCAGAGAGCATGGTTATTATGACCCTTTTCTGAAGCTCAAGGACCCCAAAAATGTCAAGGATCTTGAGCATCTTGATGATCCTGTTAGGGAACTAAGAAAGCATCCCGTCAGCGACTTGGTCTATCGACTTCTTTCCAACGTCAAAGACTgggcctccttctcttccaccatcaccgccgaAGAGGACAAACCCAAGGACTGGGAACAGTGGATTTCGCTCGAGTATATTCACAATAACCTCCAT GGTTTCATTGGGGGCTTCGGCGGCTTCAACGAAGGGATAGGGCATATGATGAACGTGCCGGCCGCGGCCTTCGACCCTATCTTCTACATGCACCATTG CAACATTGACCGCCTCTTCGCAATCTGGCAGGTCTTGCACGAGAACAGTTGGTTCAAGGACATCAAGGGACCGCCAGCCACCGACTCTCTCACACCTTTCCATCACAGCCAAGCTGACTACTTCGATTCCAACCGCGCCCGTACATGGCTGAATTTGGGCTATCAATATGACGTGTTGCAGCGTGATGACCACGAGACAGATGACAAATACCTTGAACGCATCAATGCCTACGTTGGCAAAACATACCGCAGCACGGGAAGTGTCCTGCTCGAAGACAAAGGTGATCTTTTCCAAAAGAACCAAGATCTCGCAAGTGACGAAATGTATGACGACTACATGATCAACGTCAGCTATGACCG CTATGGTTACAAAAATGGCGCCCCTTACACGATTCATTTTCTGCTTGAGGATCTTTCCACCCAAGGAACGGCTACTGAGAGCGACACAAGTTCTCCGCGACCTCACCGTCACGTCGGCAGCATCTTCACTTTCAGTAGCCCTGTCACCAGCGGCGAGGTGCATACTGCGGGCCATCCGCGATGTGGTAACTGCGCACAACagctcgaggaaggcgtCCTCTCACGGGCCTCTATCCCGTTGACTATATCGCTCTACAAGGATGCTACCAATCAGAAGATTGATGGAATCAGAGACCTTGGCCCGGACAATGTTGAGCCATATCTTTGTGATAGGCTGACCTGGGTGGCCAAATCG ACGGATGGTTCAACTATCCCCTGGAGTGAGCTGAACAGGACAAAGGTGTATGTGttcaagggcaaggccaaACACTACACCAAGATCGGAAGATTGTCCGTCTACCAAGATTATGAGCCTCTGTCTCGTGTGACCCACGGCAAGGATGCCGGTGCTTCTCACGAGGAGTATTAG
- a CDS encoding Putative papain-like cysteine peptidase superfamily → MAPGFTNHTRTEPEVNGSKPAAEPQPSPLPDLAAVPCDDCDKYKDDDALSDPCTETRRTLTTCSQDVVNFTHQTNTSNTDKDGDADATLVGSDPVDPNDLPPVFGPQPKATETSIRFKRKWEANIGRSPGNVAQKHKHPKAIDLSRDEEVSTESSVSFSRLTYALRSLEGQSWVNDEALRSILGRLNSDDCLVTDSCSLGSASSKQKRLARAKSRTVVSTFINGKHWVLYSWHRDAPAIEYMDPFNKPPEKDVTEGVLRLLQKLTELDQLLDVVPRETNSFDCGIITMINAFSVATRLSTLPFTSTPFSSVKSRFYFRQMFLTSPESMPLDFAARVWSLSALNAMKRLRRLASAADRIPKYVGRIQKQDLYLRAHLSILATQLQQGHDKHYKKFQESHLRAQETLEFKTGVKRRIDRLEKAIALAGFGNGGRELGPWCWPDNRPLTVSILMLRHMGRRYAAVEEKYQRFLQCLKAID, encoded by the exons ATGGCACCTGGTTTCACAAACCACACAAGAACTGAGCCTGAGGTGAATGGTTCGAAGCCGGCAGCAGAGCCGCAGCCTTCTCCTCTCCCAGACCTGGCCGCTGTTCCATGTGACGATTGTGACAAGTACAAGGATGACGATGCGCTCTCGGACCCTTGCACAGAAACCCGACGAACT CTTACAACTTGCAGCCAAGATGTCGTCAACTTTACCCATCAGACGAACACCTCGAACACGGACAAAGATGGGGATGCCGACGCTACCCTGGTCGGAAGCGACCCCGTCGACCCCAACGACCTACCGCCTGTCTTCGGCCCGCAGCCTAAAGCTACCGAGACATCGATTCGATTCAAAAGGAAGTGGGAGGCCAATATCGGACGATCGCCTGGGAACGTCGCACAAAAGCACAAACACCCAAAGGCCATTGACCTGAGCAGAGATGAGGAAGTCTCGACCGAGTCAAGCGTGTCATTCAGTCGTCTGACGTATGCCCTACGCTCTCTGGAAGGCCAGTCTTGGGTGaacgacgaggccctgcggTCTATTCTCGGCCGTCTGAACAGCGATGACTGTCTTGTGACCGATAGTTGCTCACTTGGATCAGCCAGCTCGAAGCAGAAGAGACTAGCCAGGGCCAAAAGCCGTACAGTAGTTTCAACCTTTATCAATGGAAAGCACTGGGTGCTGTACTCGTGGCATCGGGATGCGCCAGCAATTGAGTACATGGACCCTTTCAACAAACCTCCGGAGAAGGACGTTACAGAGGGTGTTCTGCGATTACTCCAGAAATTGACGGAACTTGACCAACTCCTAGACGTCGTGCCCCGTGAG ACAAACAGCTTCGACTGCGGCATCATCACCATGATCAACGCTTTCAGCGTGGCCACCCGCCTTTCTACTCTGCCGTTTACATCCACCCCATTCTCCTCAGTCAAATCCCGGTTTTATTTCCGTCAGATGTTTCTCACGTCACCGGAGAGCATGCCGCTTGACTTTGCTGCAAGGGTCTGGAGTCTCTCAGCACTCAATGCGATGAAAAGATTGCGTAGGCTAGCATCCGCTGCTGACCGAATCCCCAAGTACGTCGGCAGGATTCAGAAACAAGACCTCTATCTCAGAGCTCATTTATCGATACTGGCAAcgcagctgcagcagggcCACGATAAGCACTACAAGAAGTTTCAGGAGAGTCATCTACGCGCCCAGGAGACCTTGGAGTTCAAAACGGGCGTCAAACGTCGCATCGACAGACTCGAGAAAGCCATTGCG TTGGCAGGCTTCGGAAACGGGGGCCGCGAGCTTGGCCCGTGGTGCTGGCCAGACAATAGACCTTTGACAGTTTCCATTCTCATGCTGCGACACATGGGAAGAAGATATGCcgcggtcgaggagaagTATCAGAGATTCTTACAGTGTCTCAAGGCCATTGACTAG
- a CDS encoding Putative major facilitator superfamily, MFS transporter superfamily — protein MKTLRHVKSFFSGERAADSSPPLFLTFRSCTTLIVATVCIAIFNDILLYGIIVPVIPYSLAERVAIEQHEVQKWNTILGACFTASLCIGSLVLGSYADRGLSRRWTMLLGLFALLGSTLLLCLGRVISLLVLGRILQGLSAAVVWSAGLALMSDTMGDQIGVAMGYASMAMTIGSLISPTIGGAVYSRAGYYAVYYVGFGAILFDTVLRLVLIEKKVARQWVDGDHNNLELVATQRSSIVRDGLTGVAVSAQATKCYEDTESAPVEALGGVTVKHPKLRILKSHRLLAANFGVLVQAGAVFMGDTVVQVFVMKTFHWDSLGAGLILFCICIPGLVAPAVGWLVDRYGAKWPSMLGFMASVPPMVCLRLVNNDTTHDKMLFGALLTMLGLTYTFAATPLMAEIGYVIRAEESKSPGAFGPNGFYGFGYGLFTFSFALGGTIGSFASGYLVNHHFWVEHYDGCFCRLVGPLRNCDSSLG, from the exons ATGAAGACTTTACGGCATGTGAAAAGCTTCTTTTCAGGGGAGCGAGCCGCCGACTCCTCGCCGCCTTTATTCCTCACATTTCGCTCCTGTACTACACTGATCGTTGCTACGGTGTGCATCGCGATTTTCAACGATATCTTGCTTTACGGTATCATCGTGCCAGTGATCCCATACTCTCTGGCCGAACGAGTCGCGATTGAGCAACATGAGGTCCAAAAGTGGAATACGATTCTGGGAGCATGCTTCACCGCCTCGCTATGCATCGGAAGTCTCGTGCTTGGATCCTATGCCGACCGCGGATTGTCGAGGAGATGGACAATGCTCCTGGGACTCTTCGCTCTCTTGGGTTCCACGCTGCTCCTTTGCCTAGGGCGCGTCATATCACTGCTCGTTCTTGGCCGCATCTTGCAGGGCCTCAGCGCTGCTGTCGTGTGGAGCGCAGGGCTGGCATTGATGTCTGACACGATGGGAGACCAAATTGGCGTTGCAATGGGCTATGCCTCGATGGCTATGACTATAGGCTCTCTGATATCGCCCACGATCGGTGGGGCGGTGTATAGCAGAGCTGGATATTACGCTGTCTACTACGTTGGCTTTGGGGCCATCCTTTTCGACACAGTCTTGAGGCTGGTACTTATAGAGAAGAAAGTCGCCAGACAGTGGGTCGACGGAGATCACAACAATCTTGAACTAGTCGCGACGCAGAGAAGCTCGATAGTACGCGATGGTCTGACTGGCGTTGCTGTTAGCGCTCAAGCTACCAAATGCTACGAAGACACAGAATCAGCGCCGGTGGAAGCATTGGGTGGCGTTACGGTCAAACATCCCAAGCTTCGTATTCTCAAGTCACACCGACTACTGGCTGCCAACTTCGGCGTCTTGGTACAAGCGGGAGCAGT TTTCATGGGAGACACAGTCGTACAGGTCTTTGTCATGAAGACTTTCCACTGGGATTCGCTGGGAGCGGGCCTAATTCTtttctgcatctgcatccCAGGCCTTGTGGCACCTGCTGTGGGATGGCTGGTCGACCGTTACGGTGCCAAATGGCCTTCTATGCTTGGTTTTATGGCCTCGGTGCCGCCAATGGTCTGTTTGCGGCTTGTCAATAATGATACTACCCACGACAAGATGCTGTTTGGAGCCCTGCTGACGATGCTTGGGCTGACATACACCTTCGCAGCCACTCCACTCATGGCTGAGATTGGCTACGTCATCAGGGCCGAGGAAAGTAAAAGCCCCGGTGCTTTTGGGCCCAATGGGTTCTACGGCTTTGGTTACGGACTGTTTACTTTCTCCTTCGCTTTAGGCGGTACGATAGGATCTTTTGCTTCAGGCTATCTAGTCAATCACCACTTTTGGGTGGAACACTATGACGGGTGTTTTTGCAGGCTGGTTGGGCCTTTGCGGAATTGTGATAGCAGTTTGGGTTAA